From one Aeropyrum camini SY1 = JCM 12091 genomic stretch:
- a CDS encoding dimethylarginine dimethylaminohydrolase family protein: MGGRIFDTVLTRRPPHSMSRCITEPGYRGAAKFSYEEAQAQYRGYVESLRSAGITVNELEPLEDYPDSVFIQDTAVVGGRSGVAVLARFGASPRRGEENHVAPILSARGFEIIRVRPPGTLEGGDVLVTGEGVVFAGLSSRTSMDGVETLRKAFPGVNIETVRVKGLHLLSYLGYLGGSAIASAEGLYDRSIFRRHGFDVIEIPWEEREAANLLNLGGGKVLLPAGYNQTRDLLEQHGFKVVELGIRQFQACMGGVTCLSLPIYKIL; the protein is encoded by the coding sequence ATGGGCGGCAGGATTTTCGACACGGTTCTCACGAGGAGGCCACCACACTCTATGTCGCGCTGCATAACCGAGCCGGGGTATCGAGGGGCCGCGAAGTTCAGCTATGAGGAGGCTCAGGCCCAGTATAGAGGCTATGTTGAGAGTCTCCGCTCCGCTGGCATCACTGTTAATGAGTTGGAGCCGTTGGAGGACTATCCTGACAGCGTTTTCATACAGGACACGGCCGTGGTTGGAGGGAGGAGTGGAGTCGCCGTTCTAGCCCGCTTCGGCGCCTCCCCCAGGAGGGGCGAGGAGAATCATGTGGCACCTATACTCTCGGCCAGGGGTTTTGAGATAATTCGTGTGAGACCACCCGGAACACTAGAGGGGGGCGATGTTCTAGTCACCGGAGAGGGAGTGGTCTTTGCTGGCCTGTCCTCGAGGACTAGCATGGATGGCGTAGAAACCCTGAGAAAAGCGTTCCCAGGCGTCAACATCGAGACGGTCAGGGTTAAAGGACTCCACCTGCTCTCCTACCTAGGCTACCTGGGGGGGTCGGCTATAGCTTCTGCCGAAGGCCTCTACGATAGAAGCATATTCAGGCGGCATGGTTTCGACGTGATAGAAATACCCTGGGAGGAGAGGGAGGCCGCAAACCTCCTAAACCTAGGCGGCGGCAAAGTTCTCTTGCCAGCGGGTTACAACCAGACTCGAGATCTTCTGGAGCAACACGGGTTCAAAGTTGTTGAGCTCGGGATACGGCAGTTCCAGGCTTGCATGGGAGGAGTAACATGTCTAAGCCTCCCAATTTACAAGATTCTGTAA
- the tes gene encoding tetraether lipid synthase Tes: MLRLKQEPPRSVERPLRVGVLRRENGQRYIEIDGRRIGVGGPLPAVREGERLVKYTGSICPYCLRLLPAVIVARGGRLYIRKKCPKHGEIEDLYYGDERFYWRQMRWEETGLGLAGAGPYTTATAPCPYACGLCSLHENHSALVNIVVTNRCDLSCFYCFFYAERAGYIYEPSIEQIKFMVRQVARQRQGSDVHVNIQITGGEPTVREDLVDVVKAIKEAGAHYIQLNTNGINVARRYIDNPPGAVEYVRSLREAGVSVVYMSFDGVTPKANWKNHYEAPFALKAFKKGGLDNVVLVPTVIRTINDHEVGDIIRFAGKHIDAVRGVNFQPVSLTGMMRKHERERMRITIPDVIKRIEEQTDGQIPMDAWYPVPVVAKFVKAIDALTGKLYDTLSNHPACGSATYVFALERDRYGVPRRFLPITEVIDVEGFIEFLEEERIKLEHNGGKLSRLKAAAEIAWVARRFIDFNRMPRNLDIYKLIISIFLRKNYEAIKAFHKKTLFLGMMHFMDRYNYDITRVRRCNIHYALPDGRLVPFCAFNVLEDIYRDNVQKRYAKAKNLRIKGFNPGEKYDRRRYIRRILESPIYREAYRGIIDVDAVAKLPPPSPHGQ, from the coding sequence ATGCTGAGGCTCAAGCAGGAGCCCCCCAGGAGTGTTGAGAGGCCTCTAAGGGTTGGTGTTCTCAGGAGGGAGAATGGTCAGAGGTATATTGAGATAGATGGTAGGAGAATAGGGGTTGGCGGTCCCCTCCCTGCTGTTAGGGAGGGTGAGAGGCTCGTTAAATACACGGGAAGCATATGCCCCTACTGCCTCAGGCTCCTGCCGGCTGTGATTGTTGCGAGGGGAGGCAGGCTCTATATAAGGAAGAAGTGTCCCAAGCACGGTGAGATAGAGGACCTCTACTACGGTGACGAGAGGTTCTACTGGAGGCAGATGAGGTGGGAGGAAACGGGCCTCGGCCTGGCGGGAGCCGGCCCATACACCACGGCCACTGCACCTTGTCCCTATGCATGTGGCCTTTGCAGCCTCCACGAGAACCATAGCGCACTGGTCAACATAGTGGTGACGAATAGATGCGACCTCTCGTGCTTCTACTGTTTCTTCTACGCTGAGAGGGCTGGCTACATCTACGAGCCAAGCATAGAGCAGATAAAGTTCATGGTGAGGCAGGTTGCGAGGCAGAGGCAGGGGAGTGATGTACACGTTAACATCCAGATAACAGGCGGAGAGCCAACCGTGAGGGAGGACCTTGTAGACGTTGTAAAGGCTATCAAGGAGGCGGGGGCGCACTATATACAGCTTAACACCAACGGCATAAACGTCGCCCGCAGATACATAGACAATCCCCCGGGGGCTGTCGAGTATGTAAGGAGCCTCAGGGAGGCCGGGGTCAGCGTTGTCTACATGAGCTTCGACGGCGTCACACCCAAGGCCAACTGGAAGAACCACTACGAAGCCCCCTTCGCACTCAAAGCCTTCAAGAAGGGCGGCCTGGACAACGTTGTCCTCGTCCCAACAGTCATAAGGACGATCAACGACCACGAGGTGGGAGATATAATCAGGTTCGCGGGCAAGCATATCGACGCCGTCAGGGGAGTTAACTTCCAGCCAGTCAGCCTAACAGGCATGATGAGAAAGCATGAGAGGGAGAGGATGAGGATTACCATACCCGACGTTATAAAGAGGATAGAGGAGCAGACCGATGGCCAAATACCCATGGATGCCTGGTACCCCGTTCCCGTTGTGGCGAAGTTCGTCAAAGCGATAGACGCCCTAACAGGCAAGCTCTACGACACTCTCAGCAACCACCCCGCCTGCGGCTCGGCGACCTACGTATTCGCCCTCGAGAGGGACAGATATGGAGTGCCCAGAAGGTTCCTCCCTATAACCGAGGTCATAGATGTGGAGGGCTTCATCGAGTTCCTCGAGGAGGAGAGGATAAAGCTTGAGCACAACGGCGGCAAGCTGTCCAGGCTTAAAGCGGCGGCGGAGATAGCGTGGGTGGCTAGGAGGTTCATAGACTTCAACAGGATGCCGAGGAACCTGGACATATACAAGCTTATAATAAGCATATTCCTGAGGAAGAACTACGAAGCCATAAAAGCGTTCCACAAGAAGACCCTCTTCCTCGGTATGATGCACTTCATGGACAGGTACAACTACGACATAACAAGGGTTAGAAGATGCAACATACACTACGCCCTCCCCGACGGGAGACTTGTCCCCTTCTGCGCCTTCAACGTGCTCGAAGACATCTACAGGGACAACGTGCAGAAGCGCTACGCCAAGGCCAAGAACCTCAGGATAAAAGGGTTCAACCCAGGCGAGAAGTACGACAGGAGGAGGTATATCAGGAGGATCCTAGAGAGCCCAATATACAGGGAGGCGTACAGGGGCATAATAGATGTAGACGCCGTGGCCAAGCTACCACCACCCTCTCCCCACGGGCAGTAA
- a CDS encoding tetrathionate reductase subunit A → MVSRRDFVKGSIAIASLLVAGAGLQPVLSQLVRPKFERIAPDLQMGANVRYVYSSCLGCNVRCGIKARVVKVGDLEIVERIEGNPYHPYNRAVSLNGNGKLGSQHLRFYHLPYNTPVKEALTKWHGTLCPRGQDGIYYLYDPYRVLVPLKRAGPRGSGKWKPISWEQLIMEVVEGGVIEETGERLPGLRDFFVYGKLREAGFEDPNAILSDMKKDVQEILEYAKKPETSYEDIVMKIEEFKEKWSKILGEKGLKLEDILIDPDRPDLGTKANMVAYLRGRGQGHTDYMSARWIAGFGSVNWLRHTSSCQLGYYAANYLWAGYHDIQPDPVSSKVIIMAGASMGRLHPGATGQGLLISRAGEGDLKIYYVNPTAPRTDAGGNIVWIPIKPGYDAALAFALIRWIIENEKYNKEFLEIPNEEAAERKGYPVHSNATWLVIMEEGHEKWGEYLKAKDVGLEDSDKPVVFTEEGLATYDSVDKAEIDWEGEVVLTTGERVKVKTSFRILKDEALSRSIDQWLSIASPYEPGSSEFREWREKVLEMARDFAEAAPMAGTYIHRGVGMHSNGEYAVWAYRALDTLVGNYHRKGGLLARAGHTKYNSYVYHVDKKGFGEPVKWGPPIDRHKAKYEDTLEYWLKVKKGENPYPAKRPWYPHTPEESYTEIFAGIAEEYPYKMGALILFYANPVLAANYGVKFIEVLKDTKKLPLFIAITTTINETMLYADYIVPDTTYLETGTLGMQYLYASSGGVLLAEAARSPVVMPLTQKIGEPERYASFWEFFIDTGKALGMPGFGKGAIKGLKYHEGKSYDLDNLWDYIMRVYANAAMHAKDMGIIPENVPEEEVKFVEENYPVAKFKHLIPDEWPYVAYMLARGGVFTSYEESFHPNGVSKRKVPNKRKKFKKTLMLWNEDLAKTRNSVTGAKFWGGPKYIPPSTYAPVKGGSKSFYGTPLREIYPESEYPFHLVFTTGPLFTKHRSQFYYAIKQISPENYLVVNPKDAEKLGLETGDVVEVETPTGRFKAPVVVEPTVPPGVIMVPYGMGRWADTVVKKPSYFEVKDSRLASLIKELPEREEIPEDAVNPVKRLPELKKKVLFTKSTPAYYNQAEPDKWRFNGITPNVAEMSDPSLGGWPLLSIIGAAQAYYFNVARIRKTGEKHEFEKTYPYIVW, encoded by the coding sequence ATGGTTAGTCGTCGTGATTTCGTTAAGGGCTCAATCGCCATAGCCTCCCTCCTTGTAGCGGGAGCAGGACTGCAGCCGGTGCTATCACAGCTAGTCCGTCCGAAGTTCGAGAGAATAGCTCCCGACCTTCAGATGGGAGCTAACGTGAGGTACGTCTACTCGTCATGCCTTGGCTGCAACGTGAGGTGTGGGATAAAGGCTAGAGTTGTGAAGGTAGGAGATCTCGAGATTGTGGAGAGGATAGAGGGGAACCCGTACCACCCATACAACAGGGCTGTGTCGCTCAACGGCAATGGTAAGCTCGGTAGCCAGCACCTCCGGTTCTACCATCTACCGTACAATACCCCAGTCAAGGAGGCGCTAACCAAGTGGCACGGCACCCTCTGCCCCAGAGGGCAGGATGGAATATACTACCTATACGACCCGTACAGAGTTCTGGTGCCACTCAAGAGGGCTGGTCCTAGGGGGAGTGGTAAGTGGAAGCCGATCTCCTGGGAGCAGCTGATAATGGAGGTTGTCGAGGGCGGTGTGATAGAGGAGACAGGCGAGAGGCTGCCGGGCCTGAGGGACTTCTTCGTATACGGAAAGCTGAGGGAAGCCGGGTTTGAAGACCCCAACGCCATATTGTCTGATATGAAGAAGGATGTGCAAGAGATTCTCGAGTATGCGAAGAAGCCCGAGACTAGCTACGAGGATATAGTAATGAAGATAGAGGAGTTTAAAGAGAAGTGGTCTAAAATATTGGGTGAGAAGGGCCTCAAGCTAGAGGACATACTGATTGACCCTGACAGGCCGGATCTCGGGACTAAGGCTAACATGGTCGCTTACCTCAGGGGCAGGGGCCAGGGACACACCGACTACATGAGCGCCCGCTGGATAGCCGGTTTCGGTAGTGTTAACTGGCTAAGGCACACTAGCTCATGCCAGCTTGGATATTACGCTGCAAACTACCTCTGGGCGGGCTACCATGACATACAGCCGGATCCTGTCAGCAGCAAGGTAATCATAATGGCCGGGGCTAGCATGGGCAGACTCCACCCGGGCGCCACGGGCCAGGGCCTCCTGATATCCAGGGCTGGAGAGGGCGATCTCAAGATTTACTACGTAAACCCCACTGCTCCGAGAACCGATGCTGGCGGGAACATAGTCTGGATTCCGATAAAGCCCGGCTACGACGCAGCTCTGGCATTCGCCCTCATCAGGTGGATAATTGAGAATGAGAAGTACAACAAGGAGTTCCTCGAGATACCCAACGAGGAGGCGGCTGAACGGAAGGGCTATCCCGTGCATAGCAACGCCACCTGGCTAGTCATAATGGAGGAGGGCCACGAGAAGTGGGGCGAGTATCTGAAGGCTAAAGACGTGGGGCTGGAAGACAGCGACAAGCCAGTCGTATTCACGGAAGAAGGCCTTGCAACTTACGACAGCGTGGATAAGGCCGAGATAGACTGGGAGGGAGAGGTAGTTCTCACAACCGGCGAGAGAGTCAAGGTGAAAACCTCATTCCGGATCCTAAAGGACGAGGCCCTCTCCCGAAGCATAGACCAGTGGCTATCCATAGCCAGCCCCTACGAGCCCGGCTCCAGCGAGTTCAGGGAATGGAGGGAGAAAGTCCTGGAGATGGCTAGGGATTTCGCCGAAGCGGCCCCAATGGCAGGCACATACATCCACCGCGGTGTGGGGATGCACTCCAACGGCGAATACGCTGTCTGGGCATACAGGGCTCTCGACACCCTAGTAGGGAACTATCATAGGAAGGGAGGCCTCCTGGCCAGGGCAGGCCATACCAAGTATAACAGCTACGTCTACCATGTCGATAAGAAGGGCTTCGGAGAGCCTGTGAAGTGGGGCCCGCCGATAGACAGGCATAAAGCAAAGTATGAGGACACCTTAGAGTACTGGCTCAAGGTGAAGAAGGGGGAGAACCCGTACCCCGCTAAGAGGCCGTGGTACCCGCACACTCCCGAGGAGAGCTACACCGAGATATTCGCAGGCATAGCGGAAGAGTATCCATACAAGATGGGCGCCCTAATACTATTCTACGCCAACCCGGTGCTCGCCGCCAACTATGGAGTGAAGTTCATAGAGGTGCTTAAGGACACTAAAAAGCTACCCTTGTTCATAGCAATAACTACAACCATAAACGAGACCATGCTCTACGCTGACTATATCGTCCCCGATACAACTTACCTCGAGACAGGCACGCTAGGCATGCAATACCTGTATGCGAGCAGCGGTGGAGTGCTTCTAGCGGAGGCTGCGAGAAGCCCTGTCGTCATGCCGCTCACACAGAAGATAGGCGAGCCGGAGAGGTATGCTAGCTTCTGGGAGTTCTTCATAGACACTGGCAAGGCCCTCGGTATGCCGGGCTTTGGCAAGGGGGCGATAAAGGGTCTAAAGTACCACGAGGGTAAGAGCTACGACCTCGACAACCTGTGGGACTATATAATGAGAGTGTACGCCAACGCCGCCATGCACGCTAAGGACATGGGAATCATACCAGAAAACGTGCCGGAGGAGGAGGTCAAATTCGTGGAGGAGAACTACCCGGTGGCCAAGTTCAAGCACCTAATACCGGACGAGTGGCCGTACGTAGCATACATGCTCGCAAGGGGAGGGGTCTTCACAAGCTACGAGGAGTCATTCCATCCCAACGGAGTGTCTAAGAGGAAGGTGCCAAACAAGAGGAAGAAGTTCAAGAAGACGCTAATGCTATGGAACGAGGACCTCGCCAAGACTAGGAACAGCGTCACGGGAGCCAAGTTCTGGGGAGGACCCAAGTACATACCGCCATCAACCTACGCACCAGTCAAGGGCGGCTCAAAGAGCTTCTACGGAACGCCCCTCAGGGAGATCTATCCGGAAAGCGAGTACCCATTCCACCTAGTATTCACCACGGGCCCACTGTTCACGAAGCACAGGAGCCAGTTCTACTACGCTATAAAGCAGATATCGCCCGAGAACTATCTGGTCGTTAACCCGAAGGACGCTGAGAAGCTTGGCCTAGAGACAGGAGACGTTGTAGAGGTTGAAACACCAACTGGCAGGTTCAAGGCACCCGTCGTTGTGGAGCCCACCGTCCCACCCGGCGTCATAATGGTTCCATACGGCATGGGGAGGTGGGCAGACACAGTTGTAAAGAAGCCAAGCTACTTCGAGGTCAAGGACAGCAGGCTAGCGAGCCTCATAAAGGAGTTGCCTGAGAGGGAGGAAATACCTGAGGACGCTGTCAACCCGGTGAAGAGGCTTCCCGAGCTCAAGAAGAAGGTGCTCTTCACAAAGAGCACCCCAGCATACTATAACCAGGCAGAGCCAGACAAGTGGAGGTTCAACGGAATAACCCCCAACGTGGCGGAGATGAGCGACCCAAGCCTCGGAGGATGGCCGCTTCTAAGCATAATAGGGGCAGCCCAGGCATACTACTTCAACGTAGCCAGGATACGGAAGACGGGGGAGAAGCACGAGTTCGAGAAGACCTATCCATACATAGTATGGTAG
- a CDS encoding sulfurtransferase encodes MVTDYPGPLVSIEWLEANIKRSDVKVIEVDYDPATAYFVGHIPGALLIDWKRDLNKYPERDIIDPVGFEKLMARLGVENGDHVILYGDYNNWFAAFTYWVFKMYGHQRLSLLDGGRSKWIALGKPMSRPASKEPPRADRESSYRVVTVDSRYRVFFLDVLRRLHNPNTVLVDVRSPEEYRGDITAPPEYPEEQAQRGGHIPGALNIPWKQAVRDDGTFKSPEELRSLYETKGVTPDKEVIMYCRIGERASHTWFVLKELLGYPNVAVYDGSWSEWGNMVRAPVKRGDEP; translated from the coding sequence TTGGTAACTGACTACCCAGGCCCTCTGGTTAGTATCGAATGGCTCGAAGCCAACATCAAGAGAAGCGATGTAAAAGTTATCGAGGTAGATTACGACCCGGCTACAGCCTACTTCGTAGGCCACATCCCCGGAGCACTCCTCATAGACTGGAAGAGAGATCTCAACAAGTATCCGGAGAGAGACATCATAGACCCCGTGGGCTTCGAGAAGCTAATGGCAAGGCTCGGAGTAGAGAATGGAGACCACGTTATCCTCTACGGAGACTACAACAACTGGTTTGCCGCCTTCACCTACTGGGTCTTCAAGATGTACGGCCACCAGAGGCTAAGCCTCCTAGATGGGGGTAGGAGTAAGTGGATCGCCCTAGGGAAGCCGATGTCAAGGCCCGCCAGCAAGGAGCCGCCTCGTGCCGATAGGGAGAGCAGTTACAGAGTAGTCACAGTCGACAGCAGATACCGCGTTTTCTTCCTAGACGTATTGAGAAGGCTGCACAACCCCAACACCGTGCTAGTCGACGTCAGAAGCCCCGAGGAGTACAGGGGAGACATAACAGCCCCGCCAGAGTACCCTGAGGAGCAGGCCCAGAGGGGTGGCCACATACCCGGGGCCCTAAACATACCCTGGAAGCAAGCAGTGAGGGACGACGGGACCTTTAAATCGCCCGAGGAGCTTAGAAGCCTCTACGAGACCAAAGGAGTAACACCGGATAAGGAGGTGATAATGTACTGCCGGATAGGGGAGAGAGCCTCCCACACATGGTTCGTGCTCAAAGAGCTGCTGGGCTATCCCAACGTCGCGGTATACGACGGCTCCTGGAGCGAGTGGGGCAACATGGTTAGGGCCCCCGTGAAGCGGGGGGACGAGCCCTGA
- the nrfD gene encoding NrfD/PsrC family molybdoenzyme membrane anchor subunit — translation MSVGEVFEVFPEFGNILPNEMAYDFKAGGAIWGVLLVVYPLMTGILAGSYLVSALAYGFGVKRLYRVAGLSLIISVGLLISAPIFPMVDLKQPQRAFEIFLRPHVIPSDAYPGVSPMAFFGILYIPLLVVALLNLIFVYRADMAAKAEATGNIIYRILSLGRGYSREDVERDRRVVKILSIIGVILAILFHGYFDILLASIKSRILWVDPSLPIRLLASAVFSGAALVTVAYYIAARFSPGESIDAGTMKTLSLIMLFGLAAALVTEITSEILRVGYYLLPGEGIEYYESLRGSMFIDNAYYILALILLVSLLIPKVRENIHSVAAIAALAVVTEILNKWLVVIVPQLLSRTEAGFLEYAIEGWEIRLLVGGLAWTVFVFTILLWIFPWNGKFASRWDIAGEGR, via the coding sequence GTGAGTGTGGGTGAAGTGTTCGAGGTTTTCCCCGAGTTCGGCAACATTCTGCCCAACGAGATGGCGTACGACTTTAAAGCAGGAGGGGCAATATGGGGGGTGCTCCTAGTAGTCTACCCCCTCATGACAGGAATACTCGCTGGCAGCTACCTAGTGAGCGCGCTGGCCTACGGATTCGGCGTAAAGCGGCTATACAGGGTCGCGGGGCTATCGCTAATAATAAGCGTGGGACTTCTGATATCAGCCCCCATATTCCCCATGGTCGATTTGAAGCAGCCTCAGAGAGCCTTCGAGATCTTCCTGAGACCCCACGTTATACCCTCCGACGCCTATCCGGGAGTATCGCCCATGGCGTTCTTCGGTATACTGTATATCCCTCTGCTCGTAGTGGCGCTGCTTAACCTCATCTTCGTGTACAGGGCCGACATGGCTGCTAAGGCAGAAGCGACAGGAAATATCATCTACAGGATACTATCGCTTGGCAGGGGATATAGTAGAGAAGATGTGGAGAGGGACAGAAGGGTTGTAAAAATCCTCTCCATCATAGGAGTGATCCTCGCTATACTCTTCCACGGATACTTCGACATACTCCTGGCAAGCATTAAGTCGAGAATACTTTGGGTTGACCCCAGCCTGCCTATAAGGCTACTGGCCTCAGCAGTATTCTCGGGAGCGGCTCTTGTAACAGTAGCATACTACATAGCGGCAAGATTTTCGCCTGGAGAGAGCATCGATGCCGGAACCATGAAGACGCTGAGCCTAATAATGCTCTTTGGCCTAGCAGCAGCCCTGGTTACGGAGATAACCTCAGAAATACTTAGAGTAGGGTATTACCTGCTCCCGGGAGAGGGTATAGAATACTACGAGTCTCTCAGGGGGTCCATGTTCATAGACAACGCATACTATATACTTGCGCTAATTCTACTCGTGTCTCTGCTGATACCGAAGGTTAGAGAGAACATACACTCTGTAGCCGCTATAGCCGCCCTGGCTGTTGTTACGGAGATACTAAACAAGTGGCTCGTGGTGATAGTCCCTCAGCTGCTCTCGAGAACCGAGGCCGGCTTCTTAGAGTATGCTATAGAAGGCTGGGAGATCCGCCTACTCGTTGGTGGCCTCGCCTGGACGGTGTTCGTATTTACAATACTGCTTTGGATCTTCCCGTGGAACGGCAAGTTCGCTTCAAGATGGGATATCGCTGGGGAGGGGAGGTGA
- the dsrO gene encoding sulfate reduction electron transfer complex DsrMKJOP subunit DsrO produces MKRSPSASCSTCNTRREFLKKTAKAAVATSSLILLGSVTIKSQAASERVRGRRFAMFIDVDKCYGCYACVVACAHENNLPIGVYRTWIERYVKEDGTPVYVPKQCNHCDNPSCVEVCPVKATYVNEDGIVLVDDDLCIGCGACIQNCPYGARFYNPIKGVADKCTFCVHRIYSDMLPACVEACPTGARVFGELADEESEVSKLIKSNNVQQLKPWTGNDPQIFYKDLPQEANT; encoded by the coding sequence ATGAAGCGTTCCCCTTCAGCATCATGTAGCACGTGCAATACGAGGAGAGAGTTCCTGAAGAAGACAGCAAAAGCGGCAGTGGCAACGTCATCCCTCATACTGCTAGGATCCGTCACAATAAAGTCTCAGGCAGCCAGCGAGAGGGTAAGAGGCAGACGCTTTGCGATGTTTATTGACGTCGACAAGTGCTACGGCTGCTACGCGTGTGTCGTTGCCTGTGCCCACGAGAACAATTTGCCTATAGGAGTATATAGGACTTGGATAGAAAGGTATGTGAAGGAGGACGGTACTCCCGTTTATGTCCCCAAACAGTGCAACCACTGTGATAACCCGTCCTGTGTTGAGGTCTGTCCTGTAAAGGCAACTTACGTCAACGAGGACGGCATTGTCCTCGTGGATGACGACCTATGTATAGGCTGTGGGGCATGTATACAGAACTGCCCCTACGGAGCTAGGTTCTACAACCCCATCAAAGGAGTCGCGGACAAGTGCACCTTCTGCGTCCACAGAATATACTCCGACATGCTTCCCGCCTGTGTAGAGGCCTGTCCGACGGGTGCAAGGGTGTTCGGCGAGCTTGCCGACGAAGAAAGCGAGGTTTCGAAGCTCATAAAGAGCAACAATGTCCAGCAGCTCAAGCCGTGGACCGGCAACGACCCACAGATATTCTACAAGGACTTGCCCCAAGAGGCTAACACCTAG
- the acs gene encoding acetate--CoA ligase — protein sequence MSEEALPFEERYYPDAEKYLGYYRKSIENIERFWDERARELVWLKPWHQVLDREKAPFYRWFVGGETNINLNALDRWIGTSVENKVAYYWEGEPGDRRVLSYGDLYREVNRLAYALKEYISVKPGDRVAIYLPMIPELPISMLAVTRIGAIHSVVFSGFSSWALADRIVDAKADVLITADGFYRRGRIVDLKKNADEAVKLAADQGVRVRKVIVVKRAGNEVRWSSELNVWYHDLMKEVPEKVYVKPEPRKSDDVLFILYTSGTTGKPKGIMHSVGGYMTYVYNVFRWNWDPRPEDVFWTAADIGWITGHTYIVYGPLMHGETQIMYEGAPDYPNPGRIWEMVERYGVTVFYTSPTLLRLLRKYGDEWVEGRDFSRLRLLGTVGEPINPEVWKWYYEKIGWKSAPIVDTWWQTETGAAMISPAPGIALVPLKPGSATLPLPGIVADVLTSDGRQAGPGEKGYLVVREPWPGMMLGIWGDPDRYVRTYWTRFSRPEEGVWIYYPADYAVKDSDGYFWILGRADEVLNVAGHRIGTIELEDALLTHPAVSEAAVVGAPDPVKGEVPVAFVVLRAGYEPSEKLEKELRETVRRLIGPIAEPSRIYFVEKLPKTRSGKIMRRIMISLLRGQPVGDVTTLEDPSAVDAVRKALERGKTG from the coding sequence TTGTCTGAGGAGGCTCTTCCCTTCGAGGAGAGGTACTATCCTGACGCTGAGAAGTATCTTGGTTATTACAGGAAGAGTATAGAGAATATCGAGCGCTTCTGGGATGAGAGAGCCAGGGAGCTCGTATGGCTTAAGCCGTGGCACCAGGTTTTGGATAGAGAGAAAGCCCCGTTCTACCGGTGGTTCGTGGGGGGAGAGACGAACATAAACCTCAACGCGCTTGACAGGTGGATTGGGACCAGTGTAGAGAACAAGGTGGCCTACTATTGGGAAGGGGAGCCGGGGGACAGGAGAGTTCTCAGCTACGGCGACCTCTATAGGGAAGTTAACAGGCTAGCTTACGCCTTGAAGGAGTATATCAGCGTAAAGCCAGGGGACAGGGTTGCGATCTACCTTCCGATGATACCCGAGCTACCCATATCCATGCTCGCCGTGACCAGAATCGGGGCCATACACAGTGTGGTCTTCTCGGGGTTCAGCAGCTGGGCACTCGCCGACAGGATTGTCGACGCTAAGGCGGATGTACTCATAACTGCGGACGGCTTCTACAGGAGAGGGAGGATAGTAGATCTCAAGAAGAACGCCGACGAGGCTGTGAAGCTCGCCGCCGATCAGGGTGTCAGGGTTAGGAAGGTTATAGTCGTGAAGAGGGCTGGAAACGAGGTCAGGTGGAGCAGCGAGCTCAACGTTTGGTACCACGACCTTATGAAGGAGGTGCCTGAGAAGGTCTATGTGAAGCCAGAGCCGAGGAAGTCTGACGACGTGCTCTTCATACTCTACACCAGCGGGACGACAGGAAAGCCCAAGGGTATAATGCACAGCGTAGGCGGTTACATGACCTACGTCTACAATGTATTCCGCTGGAACTGGGATCCAAGGCCCGAGGACGTTTTCTGGACTGCAGCGGATATAGGCTGGATAACGGGCCACACCTACATAGTCTACGGCCCGCTGATGCACGGCGAAACCCAGATCATGTACGAGGGGGCTCCAGACTATCCGAACCCCGGTAGGATCTGGGAGATGGTGGAGCGCTACGGAGTAACGGTCTTCTACACCAGCCCCACCCTTCTCAGGCTGCTCAGGAAGTATGGGGACGAGTGGGTTGAGGGCAGAGACTTCTCCCGGCTAAGGCTACTGGGTACTGTGGGGGAGCCGATTAACCCTGAGGTGTGGAAGTGGTACTACGAGAAGATAGGCTGGAAGAGTGCGCCCATAGTCGATACGTGGTGGCAGACAGAGACGGGGGCGGCAATGATAAGCCCCGCGCCCGGGATAGCGCTGGTCCCTCTGAAGCCGGGCAGCGCTACGCTCCCGCTACCTGGGATTGTGGCTGACGTCCTGACAAGTGACGGAAGGCAGGCAGGTCCGGGTGAGAAGGGCTATCTGGTAGTGAGGGAGCCGTGGCCTGGCATGATGCTGGGTATATGGGGAGATCCAGATAGGTATGTGAGGACCTACTGGACCAGGTTCAGCAGGCCAGAGGAGGGAGTCTGGATCTACTACCCGGCGGACTATGCCGTTAAGGATAGCGACGGCTACTTCTGGATACTAGGCAGGGCGGACGAGGTCCTCAACGTGGCTGGCCACAGGATAGGGACGATAGAGCTTGAGGACGCTCTCCTAACGCACCCAGCAGTAAGCGAGGCGGCGGTGGTAGGTGCGCCCGACCCGGTTAAGGGTGAGGTTCCAGTAGCCTTCGTCGTCCTAAGAGCCGGCTACGAGCCTAGCGAGAAACTAGAGAAGGAGCTTAGGGAGACGGTGAGGAGGCTGATAGGACCTATTGCAGAACCCTCCAGGATATACTTCGTGGAGAAGCTTCCGAAGACTAGGAGTGGCAAGATAATGAGGAGGATAATGATAAGCCTGCTGCGCGGCCAGCCAGTCGGTGATGTCACAACACTTGAGGATCCAAGTGCTGTAGACGCTGTTAGGAAGGCGCTAGAGAGGGGGAAAACGGGATAA